In Allomuricauda ruestringensis DSM 13258, the following proteins share a genomic window:
- a CDS encoding tyrosine-protein phosphatase, with amino-acid sequence MFSFFQKKEFLADHLHGLVDIHNHILPGIDDGAKTVDDSMDLINGLSGFGITHFICTPHIMHNFYDNTPETIKKAYHQLSMELGNKGLSNINIDCAAEHMIDDNFESILENQQVMPLSKQYLLIEMSYLQPSYNFDIAVEKIAKYQYFPILAHPERYMYFHQKYGKYPSMKSNGILFQLNLLSLGSEAYGTGVQKMAEKLLSDSLIDFVGTDIHNSRQLSLLKEIKLSRKVLNELLPVIENTIQSFY; translated from the coding sequence ATGTTCAGTTTTTTTCAAAAGAAAGAATTCTTAGCAGACCATTTGCATGGGTTGGTAGATATTCACAACCATATACTCCCGGGTATAGATGATGGGGCAAAGACGGTGGATGATTCCATGGATTTGATCAATGGCCTATCGGGCTTTGGTATCACCCATTTTATTTGCACCCCCCATATCATGCACAATTTTTATGATAATACCCCTGAAACCATTAAAAAGGCTTACCATCAACTTTCAATGGAATTAGGCAACAAGGGGTTGTCCAACATCAATATCGATTGTGCTGCCGAACACATGATCGATGATAATTTTGAAAGTATTCTGGAAAATCAACAGGTGATGCCCTTAAGCAAACAGTATTTGCTGATAGAAATGTCCTACCTGCAACCTTCCTATAATTTTGATATTGCTGTTGAAAAAATTGCAAAATACCAATATTTTCCAATTTTGGCCCACCCTGAGCGATATATGTATTTCCACCAGAAGTATGGGAAATATCCATCCATGAAATCGAATGGAATCTTATTCCAGCTCAACCTGCTTTCACTCGGCTCAGAAGCTTATGGTACAGGGGTACAAAAAATGGCTGAAAAATTGCTCAGTGATAGCCTTATTGATTTTGTTGGAACGGATATTCACAACAGTAGACAGCTTTCACTGTTGAAAGAGATCAAACTTTCCAGAAAAGTGTTGAACGAATTACTTCCTGTTATAGAAAATACGATTCAGTCTTTCTACTAA
- a CDS encoding response regulator transcription factor, whose protein sequence is MYKLILVEDDNSLGYLLSEYLGMKGFNVTWAKDASEAMLKTKTNVFDLAILDVMLPDMDGFELSQKIKAINAELPFIFLTARSLKIDVLKGFSLGAVDYLKKPIDEEELVVRINALLSRLVSDAGHEDQVSQYEIGDYVLNMDNFELNYKGKPIKLTGKEFDLLALLAKNKNQLCTHKEILTTVWDKNDYFNKKSLNVFISHLRKHLGQDPKLSIVNVSRRGFMLRVEET, encoded by the coding sequence ATGTATAAATTGATTTTGGTAGAAGACGATAATTCCCTGGGGTATTTGCTCTCGGAATATTTGGGAATGAAAGGATTTAACGTCACTTGGGCCAAAGACGCTTCGGAGGCCATGCTCAAAACAAAAACCAATGTGTTCGACTTGGCCATTTTGGATGTAATGCTTCCTGACATGGACGGATTTGAACTATCCCAGAAAATAAAGGCGATCAATGCAGAGCTACCATTTATCTTTTTAACGGCCCGTTCGCTCAAAATAGATGTTTTAAAAGGGTTTTCTTTAGGTGCGGTCGACTATTTAAAGAAGCCGATTGACGAAGAGGAGCTGGTAGTCCGTATCAATGCATTATTGTCCAGATTGGTCAGCGATGCGGGGCATGAAGATCAGGTATCGCAGTACGAAATTGGAGACTATGTGCTCAACATGGACAATTTTGAACTCAACTATAAAGGAAAACCGATAAAATTGACGGGTAAAGAGTTTGACCTATTGGCCTTGCTGGCCAAAAACAAAAATCAATTGTGCACCCACAAGGAAATATTGACCACGGTCTGGGACAAAAACGACTATTTCAACAAGAAAAGCCTCAATGTTTTTATATCACATTTACGAAAGCATCTAGGCCAAGACCCCAAACTGAGTATAGTAAACGTGAGCCGTCGCGGGTTTATGCTTAGGGTAGAGGAGACTTAA
- a CDS encoding sensor histidine kinase, which yields MLTKRNLYVLVFVIAVIGLLVVQYQYLRVGLGLARAQFSDKIDKARQNINSELSEVNSLTYTLGNAIRKDTTEVRIGLDSLEKASQYYLNDYISYQLSVSGIDAPFSYTLYSRDSITYLSSVRSHLKAEDKLTYPIEIEGYLPELLKKEIILEIGFEDLNKYFLGQIRGLIIPGLLFLFMIVIVVVWVLRSFYLQRSINTTTNDFINNLTHELKTPVFSIGLATKILEEDVPDNKKAVVELIRTESDRLKKHIEKVLELASMESGKKLLRFQEFDFRPDLKRICEGFALLAQHDITFEYELGEGPYNIRAEKFHLENVIGNLLENARKYSDNPKVTLTAQTQKGHLLVHISDNGQGIAKEDIKKIFSKYYRVKNGDVHKVKGYGLGLYYVQKIIKMHRGRISVKSELGEGTTFMLSLKLTKNG from the coding sequence ATGCTGACCAAGAGAAACCTGTATGTCCTTGTTTTTGTGATTGCCGTAATCGGCCTTTTGGTGGTGCAATACCAATATTTGCGAGTGGGACTCGGCTTGGCAAGAGCTCAATTTTCGGATAAAATAGATAAGGCAAGACAGAACATCAATAGTGAATTGTCCGAGGTAAATTCCTTAACCTACACCCTTGGCAATGCCATAAGAAAGGACACCACTGAAGTAAGGATAGGGTTGGACAGCCTTGAAAAGGCATCCCAATACTATTTAAATGATTATATATCTTATCAGTTGAGCGTTTCCGGAATTGATGCGCCTTTTTCCTATACCTTGTACTCCCGAGATTCCATAACGTATTTAAGCTCTGTTAGGTCGCACCTCAAGGCCGAGGACAAATTAACTTACCCTATTGAAATTGAGGGGTATTTGCCAGAACTTTTAAAAAAAGAGATTATTCTGGAAATTGGTTTTGAAGATTTGAACAAGTACTTCTTGGGGCAAATACGTGGGTTGATCATTCCAGGGCTATTATTTCTTTTCATGATTGTCATTGTCGTTGTGTGGGTACTCCGATCATTTTATTTGCAGCGAAGCATCAATACAACTACGAACGATTTCATCAATAACCTGACACATGAACTAAAAACCCCGGTTTTTTCCATAGGATTGGCCACTAAGATTTTGGAAGAAGATGTTCCGGATAACAAAAAAGCTGTGGTGGAACTCATTCGCACCGAGTCGGATAGATTAAAAAAACATATCGAGAAGGTTTTGGAACTGGCCAGTATGGAATCAGGAAAAAAACTGTTGCGGTTTCAAGAATTCGATTTTAGACCGGATTTAAAGCGAATATGTGAAGGTTTTGCCTTACTTGCGCAACATGACATTACATTCGAGTACGAACTTGGAGAGGGACCCTATAACATTCGGGCTGAAAAGTTTCATTTGGAAAACGTAATCGGTAATTTATTGGAGAATGCACGGAAGTATTCGGACAATCCCAAGGTAACACTGACCGCCCAAACCCAAAAAGGACACCTGCTGGTTCATATTTCGGATAACGGCCAGGGTATTGCCAAGGAAGACATCAAAAAAATTTTTAGCAAATATTATAGGGTGAAGAACGGGGATGTGCACAAGGTAAAAGGCTATGGTCTTGGATTGTATTATGTGCAAAAGATCATAAAAATGCACCGTGGCAGAATTTCGGTGAAAAGTGAATTGGGAGAAGGAACTACTTTTATGCTATCCCTTAAATTAACCAAAAATGGATAA